The proteins below come from a single Azospirillum thiophilum genomic window:
- the hisH gene encoding imidazole glycerol phosphate synthase subunit HisH, with protein METVALIDYGSGNLRSAAKAIERAAGEAEASYNVLVTSDADAVRRADRVVLPGVGAFADCKRGLSEVPGMLDALEEVVHRRGRPFLGICVGMQLMAEHGREYGVTEGLGWIRGEVVKLEPADPALKIPHMGWNELNIRHPHPVLAGLPEGCHAYFVHSYQFRLADPDTLIASADYGGAFAAVVGRDNLVGTQFHPEKSQATGLALIANFLRWKV; from the coding sequence ATGGAAACGGTCGCGCTGATCGATTACGGCTCCGGCAACCTGCGCTCCGCCGCCAAGGCGATCGAGCGCGCGGCCGGCGAAGCGGAAGCCTCCTACAATGTCCTGGTCACCTCGGATGCCGATGCGGTCCGCCGGGCCGACCGCGTGGTGCTGCCGGGTGTCGGTGCCTTCGCCGACTGCAAGCGCGGCCTGTCGGAGGTTCCCGGCATGCTCGACGCGCTGGAGGAGGTGGTGCACCGCCGCGGCCGTCCCTTCCTCGGCATCTGCGTCGGCATGCAGCTGATGGCGGAGCACGGGCGCGAGTATGGCGTGACCGAAGGGCTGGGCTGGATCCGGGGCGAGGTGGTGAAGCTGGAGCCGGCGGATCCGGCCCTGAAAATCCCGCACATGGGCTGGAACGAACTGAACATCCGCCATCCCCATCCGGTGCTGGCCGGCCTGCCGGAGGGCTGCCACGCCTATTTCGTCCATTCCTACCAGTTCCGGCTCGCCGATCCGGACACGCTGATCGCATCGGCCGATTACGGCGGAGCCTTCGCCGCGGTGGTCGGGCGCGACAATCTGGTCGGCACCCAGTTCCATCCCGAAAAGAGCCAGGCGACCGGTCTGGCCCTGATCGCCAATTTCCTGCGCTGGAAGGTCTGA
- a CDS encoding GNAT family N-acetyltransferase, whose product MAEIAVDKIDALKTADLHDLCDAADDAIRAGGGFGWVEPPPRDVMERYWKGVLVVPERILFVARLDGVVAGSAQLVKPPRNNEAQAHAAQLTTSFIAPWARGHGLARRLTMAVVEEARAVGFRVLNLDVRVTQDAAIALYESLGFKRWGTHPFYALVQGKPLAGHFFCKDLQPAQQLPAQ is encoded by the coding sequence ATGGCCGAGATCGCCGTCGACAAGATCGATGCGCTGAAGACCGCCGACCTGCACGACCTGTGCGATGCGGCCGACGATGCCATCCGCGCCGGCGGCGGCTTCGGCTGGGTCGAGCCGCCGCCCCGTGACGTGATGGAGCGCTATTGGAAGGGCGTGCTGGTGGTGCCGGAACGCATCCTGTTCGTCGCCCGCCTGGACGGAGTGGTGGCGGGATCCGCCCAGTTGGTCAAGCCGCCGCGCAACAACGAGGCGCAGGCCCACGCCGCCCAGCTGACCACCAGTTTCATCGCCCCCTGGGCGCGCGGCCACGGGCTTGCCCGCCGGCTGACGATGGCCGTGGTGGAAGAGGCCCGCGCCGTCGGCTTCCGGGTGCTGAACCTGGACGTCCGCGTGACGCAGGATGCGGCCATCGCGCTCTATGAATCGCTCGGCTTCAAGCGCTGGGGCACCCATCCCTTCTATGCGCTGGTGCAGGGCAAGCCGCTCGCCGGACATTTCTTCTGCAAAGACCTCCAGCCCGCCCAACAGCTGCCAGCCCAATAA
- the hisA gene encoding 1-(5-phosphoribosyl)-5-[(5-phosphoribosylamino)methylideneamino]imidazole-4-carboxamide isomerase, whose amino-acid sequence MIIYPAIDLKDGACVRLLRGEMSQATVFNTDPGEQARLFQSQGFEWLHLVDLNGAFEGKPVNGAAVESILKSVTIPVQLGGGIRDLGTIGMWLEKGISRVILGTVALRDPELVKAACREFPGRIAVGIDAREGYVAVAGWAETSDIKALDLALKFEDCGVAAIIYTDINRDGAMGGVNVESTSDLAFHLTTPVIASGGVSSIEDLKALKAEEDTGIEGVICGRALYDGRIDPKEALDLLSAPAVEDAD is encoded by the coding sequence ATGATCATCTACCCCGCCATCGACCTCAAGGACGGTGCCTGCGTCCGCCTGCTGCGCGGCGAGATGAGCCAGGCCACCGTCTTCAACACCGATCCCGGCGAACAGGCCCGCCTGTTCCAGAGCCAGGGTTTCGAATGGCTCCATCTGGTCGATCTCAACGGCGCCTTCGAAGGCAAGCCGGTGAATGGCGCAGCGGTGGAAAGCATCCTGAAGTCGGTGACCATCCCGGTGCAACTGGGCGGCGGCATCCGCGACCTCGGCACCATCGGCATGTGGTTGGAGAAGGGCATCAGCCGCGTCATCCTCGGCACGGTGGCCCTGCGCGATCCGGAGTTGGTGAAGGCGGCCTGCCGCGAGTTCCCCGGCAGGATCGCCGTCGGCATCGATGCACGCGAAGGCTATGTCGCGGTGGCAGGCTGGGCCGAGACCTCGGACATCAAGGCGCTGGACTTGGCGCTGAAGTTCGAGGATTGCGGCGTCGCCGCCATCATCTACACCGACATCAACCGTGACGGCGCCATGGGCGGCGTCAACGTGGAGTCGACCTCCGACCTCGCCTTCCACCTGACCACGCCGGTGATCGCGTCGGGCGGCGTTTCCTCCATCGAGGATCTGAAGGCGCTGAAGGCGGAGGAGGACACCGGGATCGAGGGCGTCATCTGCGGCCGTGCCCTCTATGATGGCCGGATCGACCCGAAAGAGGCGCTGGACCTGCTTTCCGCCCCCGCCGTCGAGGACGCCGACTGA
- the hisF gene encoding imidazole glycerol phosphate synthase subunit HisF, protein MLKMRVIPCLDVKDGRVVKGVNFVDLVDAGDPVEQARVYDREGADELTFLDITASHENRDTIFDVVRRTAEQVFMPLTVGGGVRTVDDIRKLLLAGADKVSINTAAIHRPDFVREGAEKFGAQCIVVAIDAKKTAPGKWEVFTHGGRNATGIDAVEWARRMESLGAGEILLTSMDRDGTKSGFDLELTRTVADSIRIPVIASGGVGTLDHLVEGIREGHATAVLAASIFHFGTYTIGQAKAALSAAGIPVRPAKTMETAHG, encoded by the coding sequence ATGCTGAAGATGCGTGTCATCCCCTGCCTGGACGTCAAGGACGGCCGGGTGGTGAAGGGGGTCAACTTCGTCGACCTGGTCGATGCCGGCGATCCGGTCGAACAGGCCCGCGTCTACGATCGCGAAGGCGCCGACGAGCTGACCTTCCTCGACATCACCGCCAGCCACGAGAACCGCGACACCATCTTCGACGTGGTGCGGCGGACGGCGGAACAGGTCTTCATGCCGCTGACCGTCGGCGGCGGCGTGCGCACGGTGGACGACATCCGCAAGCTGCTGCTGGCCGGCGCCGACAAGGTGTCGATCAACACCGCGGCGATCCATCGTCCCGACTTCGTGCGCGAGGGGGCCGAGAAGTTCGGCGCCCAGTGCATCGTCGTCGCCATCGACGCCAAGAAGACGGCTCCCGGCAAGTGGGAGGTCTTCACCCATGGCGGCCGCAACGCCACCGGCATCGACGCGGTGGAGTGGGCCCGGCGGATGGAATCGCTGGGGGCGGGCGAGATCCTGCTGACCTCGATGGACCGTGACGGCACCAAGAGCGGGTTCGACCTGGAACTGACGCGCACGGTGGCGGACAGCATCCGCATCCCGGTGATCGCATCCGGCGGCGTCGGCACGCTCGATCATCTGGTGGAAGGCATCCGCGAGGGGCATGCGACCGCGGTGCTTGCCGCCTCGATCTTCCATTTCGGCACCTATACCATCGGCCAGGCCAAGGCGGCGCTGAGCGCCGCCGGCATCCCGGTACGGCCGGCGAAGACGATGGAGACGGCCCATGGCTGA
- a CDS encoding phosphoribosyl-ATP diphosphatase — protein MAEKKTADKSAEKGPALPSAEVLDRLFVTVQARKGADPETSYTAKLFSRGTAKIAQKVGEEAVEAILEAVRGDKTALAAESADLLYHLLVLWADLGLDPAEVWTRLAQREGISGIDEKKSRKS, from the coding sequence ATGGCTGAGAAGAAGACGGCAGACAAGTCCGCCGAGAAGGGGCCCGCCCTCCCGTCCGCCGAGGTGCTGGACCGGCTTTTCGTCACCGTCCAGGCGCGCAAGGGCGCCGATCCGGAAACCTCCTACACCGCCAAGCTCTTCAGCCGCGGCACCGCCAAGATCGCCCAGAAGGTCGGCGAGGAGGCGGTGGAGGCGATCCTGGAAGCGGTGCGCGGCGACAAGACGGCGCTGGCGGCGGAATCCGCCGACCTGCTCTATCACCTGCTGGTGCTGTGGGCCGACCTCGGGCTGGATCCGGCGGAGGTCTGGACCAGGCTCGCCCAGCGCGAGGGCATCAGCGGCATCGACGAGAAGAAGTCCCGCAAGTCCTGA
- a CDS encoding histidine triad nucleotide-binding protein has protein sequence MAKTYDDGNVFARILRGEIPCRKVHETEHALAFHDIEPQTPTHVLVIPKGAYVDMDDFTARASEAEIAGLFRAVGDVARMVGADGPGYRILSNCGEAAHQEVAHLHIHLFAGRDLGRMIGKA, from the coding sequence ATGGCCAAGACCTACGACGACGGCAATGTGTTCGCCCGCATCCTGCGCGGTGAGATTCCGTGCAGGAAGGTGCATGAGACCGAACACGCGCTTGCCTTCCACGACATCGAGCCGCAGACGCCGACCCATGTCCTGGTGATCCCGAAGGGCGCCTATGTCGACATGGACGATTTCACCGCCAGGGCGTCCGAGGCCGAGATCGCCGGCCTGTTCCGGGCGGTCGGCGACGTCGCCCGTATGGTCGGCGCGGACGGCCCCGGCTATCGCATCCTGTCGAACTGCGGCGAGGCGGCCCACCAGGAAGTGGCCCACCTGCACATCCATCTGTTCGCCGGGCGCGACCTGGGGCGGATGATCGGCAAGGCTTGA
- a CDS encoding helix-turn-helix domain-containing protein: MTPFGERVRSLRDAKGVTLKQMATDLSISSAYLSALEHGKRGQPSPQLVRQICAYFGIIWDEAEDLERLADLSHPRVTVDTGGLSAKATELANRLSERIADLEEARIEALLAILDAVPPRKGVRRRSGVRRR; encoded by the coding sequence ATGACCCCGTTCGGCGAACGGGTCCGGTCGCTGCGCGACGCCAAGGGCGTGACGCTGAAGCAGATGGCGACGGACCTGTCCATCTCGTCCGCCTATCTGTCGGCCCTGGAACATGGCAAGCGCGGCCAGCCCTCGCCGCAGCTGGTGCGGCAGATCTGCGCCTATTTCGGCATCATCTGGGACGAGGCGGAAGATCTCGAACGGCTGGCGGATCTGTCCCACCCGCGGGTGACGGTCGACACCGGCGGGCTCAGCGCCAAGGCGACGGAGCTGGCCAACCGGCTGTCGGAACGGATCGCCGACCTGGAGGAGGCGCGCATCGAGGCGCTGCTGGCAATTCTGGACGCGGTGCCGCCGAGGAAAGGCGTGCGGCGCCGGTCGGGGGTGCGGCGGCGGTAG
- a CDS encoding Smr/MutS family protein, which yields MTRRRLPTPDERRLWRIAMRDAEPMPGRGIEAEPEPVATMAELVEEPVATSLAPPPSARRNPSQPGPVRPVHPPLTPGSTANIDRRTGDRFRRGELSIDGRIDLHGMTQAQAHHALAGFVHRAWNEGRRCVLVITGKGSFGSLGVLRQATPRWLADPALRSMVLAIQPAQPKDGGDGALYVLIKRRRDRKD from the coding sequence ATGACCCGCAGACGACTGCCCACGCCCGACGAGCGGCGCCTGTGGCGGATCGCCATGCGCGACGCCGAACCGATGCCCGGCCGCGGGATCGAAGCGGAGCCGGAACCGGTGGCGACCATGGCGGAGCTGGTGGAGGAGCCGGTGGCGACCAGCCTCGCCCCGCCGCCGAGCGCACGCCGCAATCCCTCCCAGCCGGGTCCGGTCCGGCCGGTGCATCCGCCGCTGACGCCGGGGTCGACGGCCAACATCGACCGCCGCACCGGCGACCGCTTCCGCCGCGGCGAGCTGTCCATCGACGGACGCATCGACCTGCACGGCATGACCCAGGCGCAGGCGCACCACGCGCTCGCCGGCTTCGTCCACCGTGCCTGGAACGAGGGGCGCCGCTGCGTGCTCGTCATCACCGGCAAGGGCAGCTTCGGCAGCCTGGGCGTGCTGCGTCAGGCGACGCCCCGCTGGCTGGCGGATCCGGCCCTGCGCTCGATGGTGCTGGCGATCCAGCCGGCCCAGCCCAAGGACGGCGGCGACGGCGCGCTCTATGTCTTGATCAAACGGCGGCGCGACCGTAAGGACTGA
- a CDS encoding shikimate 5-dehydrogenase, with protein sequence MPHRIDRDTRLCISLSGRPSNIGTRFHNHLYEALALNYVYKAFTTDDLPGAIAGIRALGIRGCGVSMPFKEACIPFLDDLDPSAAGLQSVNTIVNDTAADGRSLLRGYNTDYLAVRTLLDRHDVSPGLPFALRGSGGMARAVLCALRDSGFTNGTLIARNEATGRRLADEYSLPWQPDTTGLADGSLLVNVTPLGMAGGPDVDTLAFEPALIATAAQVFDVVAMPAETPLIRAARESGKPVITGAEVIALQALEQFVLYTGIRPTDEQAAAAAAYSRA encoded by the coding sequence TTGCCCCACAGGATCGACAGAGACACCCGCCTGTGCATCTCGCTCTCGGGCCGTCCGAGCAACATCGGCACACGGTTTCACAATCACCTCTACGAGGCCCTCGCTCTCAACTACGTCTACAAGGCGTTCACCACCGACGATCTCCCCGGCGCGATCGCCGGCATCCGGGCGCTGGGCATCCGTGGCTGCGGCGTGTCGATGCCCTTCAAGGAAGCCTGCATCCCCTTCCTCGACGATCTCGATCCGTCGGCTGCCGGCTTGCAGTCGGTCAACACCATCGTCAACGACACCGCAGCCGATGGCCGTAGCCTGCTGCGCGGCTACAACACCGACTATCTCGCGGTGCGCACATTGCTGGACCGCCACGACGTTTCGCCCGGCCTTCCCTTCGCGCTGCGCGGCAGCGGCGGCATGGCACGCGCCGTCCTGTGCGCGCTGCGCGATTCCGGCTTCACCAACGGCACGCTGATCGCCCGCAACGAGGCGACGGGGCGACGGCTGGCCGACGAGTACAGCCTGCCCTGGCAACCGGACACGACCGGACTCGCCGACGGGTCGTTGCTGGTCAATGTGACGCCGCTCGGCATGGCCGGGGGTCCGGACGTCGACACCCTCGCCTTCGAACCGGCGCTGATCGCGACCGCCGCCCAGGTGTTCGACGTGGTCGCCATGCCGGCCGAAACCCCGCTGATCCGCGCCGCGCGCGAGAGCGGCAAGCCGGTCATCACTGGTGCCGAAGTCATCGCCCTGCAGGCGCTCGAACAGTTCGTGCTCTACACCGGCATACGTCCGACCGACGAACAGGCCGCGGCGGCGGCGGCCTATTCGCGGGCCTGA